One segment of Altererythrobacter sp. Root672 DNA contains the following:
- a CDS encoding DMT family transporter: MTAPSRKHALLRADIALPFLLVALIWGSTWFVIKDQLAAAPPSWSVTYRFAIAAAGMFALAAYTGSRFRMTTKGHLLAIAIGLTQFCLNFNLVYRAEIHLTSGIVAVLFGLLMLPNALFGRIFLGQEITRRFLTGSLIGLGGIALLLIHEARQAPPTGQVGLGILLTAAAILSASSANIIQASEKARKQPLLLLLAWAMLWGAVLDALFAWTVYGPPVFPQSARYWGGVAYLAIIGSVVTFPLYFRLIRDLGPGRAAYNGVLVPVVAMGISTVFEGYSWSALALAGGALAMAGMVVALRGRSAPMPGKT, from the coding sequence GTGACCGCCCCGAGCCGCAAGCATGCCCTGCTGCGGGCGGATATCGCCCTGCCGTTCCTGCTCGTCGCGCTGATCTGGGGCTCGACCTGGTTCGTCATCAAGGACCAGCTGGCCGCAGCTCCGCCCAGTTGGTCGGTCACATACCGCTTCGCCATCGCCGCCGCGGGAATGTTCGCGCTCGCGGCTTATACTGGCAGCCGGTTCAGGATGACCACGAAGGGACACCTGCTGGCGATAGCGATCGGACTCACGCAGTTCTGCCTTAACTTCAACCTCGTCTACCGCGCGGAGATCCACCTCACCTCTGGCATAGTCGCGGTCCTGTTCGGGCTGTTGATGCTGCCCAACGCGCTGTTCGGCCGGATATTCCTTGGGCAGGAGATTACGCGTCGGTTCCTCACTGGCTCGCTGATTGGCCTGGGTGGGATCGCCTTGTTGCTGATCCACGAAGCGCGCCAGGCGCCGCCAACCGGCCAGGTGGGGCTGGGCATCTTGCTGACCGCCGCCGCGATCCTTTCCGCATCGAGCGCCAACATCATCCAGGCGAGCGAGAAAGCGCGCAAGCAGCCGCTGCTGCTGCTTCTGGCCTGGGCCATGCTGTGGGGTGCGGTTCTCGATGCCTTGTTTGCCTGGACGGTTTATGGCCCGCCGGTCTTTCCGCAGAGTGCGCGGTATTGGGGCGGCGTCGCCTACCTTGCGATCATCGGCTCAGTCGTGACGTTCCCGCTCTACTTCCGCCTGATTCGCGACCTCGGGCCGGGACGGGCGGCTTACAACGGGGTGCTGGTGCCAGTCGTGGCCATGGGCATTTCGACGGTATTCGAAGGCTACAGCTGGTCCGCCCTGGCGCTCGCGGGCGGTGCCTTGGCCATGGCCGGCATGGTCGTGGCGCTCAGGGGTCGGAGCGCGCCGATGCCAGGCAAGACCTGA
- the gpmA gene encoding 2,3-diphosphoglycerate-dependent phosphoglycerate mutase, with protein MPSLILVRHGQSQWNLENRFTGWWDVDLTEKGVAEATAAGELLAKTGLLPTCAFTSLQTRAIKTLHLALEACGRLWIPETKDWRLNERHYGGLTGLDKAETAAKHGDEQVKVWRRSFDVPPPVLEAGSKYDLSADPRYAGLEVPATESLKLTIERVLPYWEAAILPELAKGETVIVSAHGNSLRALVKHLSDISDEDITGLEIPTGEPIVYEFDDKLLAGERHYLKDR; from the coding sequence GTGCCCAGCCTGATCCTCGTCCGCCACGGCCAGAGCCAGTGGAACCTGGAGAATCGATTCACCGGCTGGTGGGACGTCGACCTGACCGAAAAAGGTGTGGCGGAAGCAACTGCCGCGGGTGAGCTGCTGGCAAAGACCGGCCTGCTGCCGACTTGCGCATTCACCTCGCTGCAGACTCGCGCGATCAAGACGCTGCACCTGGCGCTGGAAGCCTGTGGCCGCCTGTGGATCCCGGAGACCAAGGACTGGCGCCTCAACGAACGGCACTATGGCGGCCTCACCGGGCTCGACAAGGCCGAGACCGCCGCCAAGCATGGCGACGAGCAGGTCAAAGTCTGGCGCCGCAGCTTCGATGTGCCGCCCCCGGTTCTCGAAGCCGGAAGCAAATACGATCTCTCCGCCGACCCGCGTTATGCCGGGCTCGAAGTGCCCGCCACCGAAAGCCTCAAGCTGACGATCGAACGCGTGCTCCCTTATTGGGAAGCCGCGATCCTGCCCGAGCTGGCCAAGGGTGAGACGGTCATCGTCTCGGCCCACGGCAATTCGTTGCGGGCATTGGTGAAACACCTCTCGGACATTTCGGATGAGGACATCACCGGACTGGAGATTCCCACCGGGGAACCGATCGTCTACGAGTTCGACGACAAGCTGCTCGCCGGCGAGCGCCACTACCTGAAGGATCGCTAA
- a CDS encoding PH domain-containing protein produces MSQEDEAEQHGWRRASPLSFAVQGLMGLRNAILPVAAILFGSRNWGGGAVAVLPILLAVLVLSLGGGWLVWRKTRYRLGESDVRVEGGIINRTARSVPYERIQDVSLEQKLLPRLLGLVEVKFETGAGGKDELKLAFVTEAEGAALREAVRERRDGVQAALPHEGTAVVAPEGRTLFAMDLRRLVTFGLFEFSLVVFAVVAGAAQQFDFLLPFNLWDASKWMELLAGPGHWLGGLGLATQAIAASIALAAFAVLGLVTGLSRTVLRDYGFRLEDTPKGLRRRRGLLTRTDVLMPVHRVQALAVTTGIVRRRFGWHALEVVSLSQDAKSGSHIVVPFATMDEIAPVVTVTDFALPGPETSWHRPSPKYHFDNAIVGVTLLLAAAAGAGLVGAFLPFLSPIAQITEAVFVVLAGFSAVREYFLWRHDRHAIDHRHMFIRRGWLAPRLDIASRLKLQSVEIRQGPIARRRGYANLDFGVAGGALGMHGIPLETAREIRAAVLETIARVDFSRLPG; encoded by the coding sequence GTGAGCCAGGAAGACGAAGCCGAACAGCACGGCTGGCGGCGCGCGAGCCCGCTGAGCTTTGCCGTGCAGGGCCTGATGGGCCTGCGCAATGCCATCCTCCCGGTCGCGGCGATTCTCTTCGGCTCGCGCAACTGGGGCGGAGGCGCCGTGGCCGTGCTTCCGATCCTGCTTGCGGTCCTCGTGCTAAGTCTCGGGGGTGGCTGGCTGGTCTGGCGCAAGACGCGCTATCGCCTGGGAGAGAGCGACGTCAGGGTCGAGGGCGGGATCATCAACCGCACCGCGCGCTCGGTACCCTACGAGCGGATTCAGGACGTCAGCCTCGAACAGAAGCTGCTCCCGCGATTGCTGGGCCTGGTCGAGGTCAAGTTCGAGACCGGCGCCGGCGGCAAGGACGAGCTCAAGCTGGCCTTCGTCACCGAGGCCGAGGGCGCCGCCCTGCGCGAGGCGGTGCGAGAGCGGCGTGACGGCGTGCAGGCAGCGTTGCCGCACGAAGGCACGGCGGTCGTAGCGCCGGAAGGGCGAACGCTCTTCGCGATGGACTTGCGCCGGCTTGTCACCTTCGGGCTGTTCGAATTCTCGCTCGTGGTCTTCGCGGTGGTCGCGGGCGCGGCGCAGCAGTTCGACTTCCTCCTGCCGTTCAACTTATGGGACGCGAGCAAGTGGATGGAGCTGCTCGCCGGACCGGGTCACTGGCTCGGAGGGCTAGGCCTGGCGACGCAGGCCATTGCCGCCTCGATCGCGCTCGCGGCCTTCGCGGTGCTTGGCCTGGTGACCGGTCTCTCGCGCACGGTCCTGCGCGACTATGGGTTCCGGCTGGAGGACACGCCCAAGGGCCTGCGCCGCCGGCGCGGCCTGCTCACCCGCACCGATGTGCTGATGCCGGTGCACCGCGTCCAGGCCCTGGCGGTCACGACCGGCATCGTCCGCCGCCGTTTCGGCTGGCACGCGCTGGAGGTGGTCAGCCTGTCGCAGGATGCGAAGTCGGGCAGTCACATCGTCGTGCCGTTCGCCACGATGGATGAGATCGCTCCGGTCGTTACCGTCACCGACTTTGCGTTGCCGGGTCCGGAGACGTCATGGCACCGCCCGAGCCCGAAGTATCATTTCGACAATGCGATCGTGGGCGTGACTCTGCTTCTCGCGGCCGCTGCAGGCGCCGGTCTTGTCGGGGCTTTCCTGCCGTTCCTCAGTCCGATTGCGCAAATTACCGAGGCGGTGTTCGTGGTCCTGGCGGGCTTTTCTGCGGTTCGGGAGTACTTCCTCTGGCGTCATGATCGTCATGCGATCGACCATCGGCATATGTTCATCCGCCGTGGCTGGCTGGCGCCGAGGCTCGACATCGCCTCGCGCCTGAAGCTGCAGTCGGTGGAGATCAGGCAAGGTCCGATCGCCCGCCGTCGGGGCTACGCCAACCTCGACTTCGGTGTGGCCGGGGGAGCGCTCGGCATGCACGGCATTCCGCTCGAAACGGCGCGCGAAATCCGCGCTGCGGTGCTTGAGACCATTGCCCGAGTGGATTTCTCCCGCCTGCCGGGCTGA
- a CDS encoding GNAT family N-acetyltransferase, whose product MTQPIEIVRTDEVHHGSYRATLPGIDRAAELTWIAQGSARIANHTFVPPEMRGKGIAQQLVEALIADARALGFTIDPQCSYVEAQFRRHPEWADLLAERPD is encoded by the coding sequence ATGACGCAGCCGATCGAAATCGTTCGGACCGACGAGGTCCATCACGGGTCCTATCGGGCCACCCTCCCGGGCATCGATCGCGCCGCGGAGCTGACCTGGATCGCACAGGGCTCGGCCAGGATCGCCAACCACACCTTCGTCCCACCGGAGATGCGCGGCAAAGGTATCGCCCAGCAACTGGTTGAAGCCTTGATCGCCGATGCGCGGGCGCTAGGTTTCACGATCGACCCGCAGTGCAGCTACGTCGAGGCGCAGTTTCGCCGGCATCCGGAATGGGCCGACCTCCTGGCAGAACGGCCGGACTGA
- a CDS encoding PH domain-containing protein, translating to MEQADRDGDELTPLHPNYVKSLRVSWLIGTLPFVIGALVLEVAGVLPRGSFIAPVLLVALYAIIRVPLRRYQARGFQMGGDRLRVVRGLLFRSDTVVPFGRVQHIDVHQGPIERGYGLATLVLHTAGNHNASVRLPGLAHDDAVAMREEIRAHVKRETM from the coding sequence ATGGAACAGGCCGACCGCGACGGGGACGAGCTGACCCCGCTTCATCCGAACTACGTGAAGTCGCTGCGCGTCAGCTGGCTGATCGGTACCCTGCCGTTCGTCATCGGCGCGCTGGTGCTCGAAGTCGCTGGCGTCCTGCCGCGCGGTTCCTTCATCGCGCCGGTACTGCTGGTCGCGCTCTATGCCATCATTCGGGTGCCGCTGAGGCGCTACCAGGCGCGCGGGTTCCAGATGGGCGGTGACCGGCTGCGGGTGGTGCGTGGCCTCCTGTTCCGTTCCGACACCGTGGTGCCGTTCGGCCGCGTCCAGCATATCGACGTCCACCAAGGTCCGATCGAACGGGGCTATGGCCTCGCGACGCTGGTGCTGCACACCGCGGGCAACCACAACGCCTCGGTTCGACTGCCGGGCCTCGCCCATGACGACGCGGTGGCGATGCGCGAAGAAATCCGCGCGCACGTCAAGCGCGAGACGATGTGA
- the pepN gene encoding aminopeptidase N, with product MDIARTPSTPDGNPEMADAPPEPTRAPQLIQREDYAPFAWLVPEVALRFDLGIERTRVHATLTVQRNARANPAEFIRLEGDSLTPLEVTVDGEAINSWSLDDGDLMVPLSGDTHQIEVVTEIDPSANTQLMGLFASNGMLCTQCEAEGFRRITFFPDRPDVLSVYSVRMSGSKDLFPILLSNGNLKASGERPDGTHWAEWHDPWPKPSYLFALVAGDLVANRDSFTTTSGREVELAIWVRDGDLDRTDHAMDSLKRAMKWDEDTFGREYDLDTFNVVAVSDFNMGAMENKGLNIFNTKYVLADRATATDGDYDAIEGVMAHEYFHNWSGNRVTCRDWFQLSLKEGFTVLRDQLFSQDMGSESVKRIEDVRVLRAVQFPEDSGPLAHPIRPDSYREISNFYTSTVYNKGAEVIRMMRTMCGPERFRSGCDLYFERHDGQAATCEDFITAIEDGSGLDLGQFRLWYRQAGTPKVKVRLEHDGDTATLHLSQEVPATPGQPDKHPVPIPLRVALFDRESGEHEGEQLVILEHAQASLSFSGFTAPPVLSINRGFSAPVAIERDAPVEDLVFLAAKDDDPFARYEAMQDLVVTYLRDAASGVLGAEQRAAGQQAILAAFASAVTDRALDDLMRGELLILPGHSYVSEQLPVADPLAIHQEREGLKALLGLRLEAELVAMHERASAIPDGSDAAARGARKVKTQALVYLAPGVPERAKELAVAQYDAATNMTDRLGALMVLVGLRSPERTDKILDFYNRYRDNPLVIDKWFAIQAQSLHPDVLEHVKALAKHPDFNIRNPNRVRSLYMAFTGAPQGFHTASGEGYRLIADLILELDPINPQTAARFVAPLGRWRRTEPGRAAMMRAELERISKAQKLSRDTFEQVTRSLG from the coding sequence ATGGACATCGCCCGCACGCCCTCCACCCCCGACGGCAATCCCGAAATGGCCGACGCCCCTCCGGAACCGACGAGAGCGCCCCAGCTGATCCAGCGAGAGGACTACGCGCCCTTCGCCTGGTTGGTGCCGGAAGTCGCACTTCGCTTCGACCTCGGCATCGAGCGGACGCGGGTTCACGCCACTCTTACCGTCCAGCGCAACGCCAGGGCCAACCCGGCCGAGTTCATCCGTCTTGAGGGTGACTCGCTGACCCCGCTCGAAGTCACCGTCGATGGCGAGGCGATCAACAGCTGGAGCCTGGACGATGGGGACCTGATGGTGCCCCTGTCCGGCGATACGCATCAGATCGAGGTCGTGACCGAGATCGACCCGTCGGCGAACACCCAGCTCATGGGCCTGTTCGCATCGAACGGGATGCTCTGCACCCAGTGCGAAGCCGAAGGGTTCCGGCGGATCACTTTCTTCCCCGACAGGCCGGACGTTCTTTCGGTCTACAGCGTGCGGATGTCGGGATCGAAGGACCTGTTCCCGATTCTGCTCAGCAACGGCAACCTCAAGGCATCGGGCGAACGGCCCGACGGGACACACTGGGCCGAATGGCACGACCCCTGGCCCAAGCCGAGCTACCTCTTCGCCCTCGTCGCCGGGGATCTCGTTGCCAATCGGGACAGCTTCACGACCACTTCGGGCCGTGAGGTCGAACTCGCGATCTGGGTCCGAGACGGCGACCTCGACCGCACCGACCACGCGATGGATTCGCTCAAGCGGGCGATGAAGTGGGACGAAGATACCTTTGGCCGCGAATACGATCTCGACACCTTCAACGTGGTCGCGGTCAGCGACTTCAACATGGGGGCGATGGAGAACAAGGGCCTCAACATCTTCAACACCAAGTACGTCCTGGCCGACCGCGCCACCGCCACTGACGGCGACTATGACGCGATCGAAGGGGTCATGGCCCACGAGTACTTCCACAACTGGTCGGGCAACCGGGTCACCTGCCGCGACTGGTTCCAGCTTAGCCTGAAGGAAGGCTTCACCGTCCTGCGCGACCAGCTGTTCAGCCAGGACATGGGCTCCGAATCGGTCAAGCGGATCGAGGACGTGCGCGTGTTGCGGGCGGTGCAGTTCCCCGAAGACAGCGGGCCGCTGGCCCATCCGATCCGCCCCGACAGCTATCGGGAGATCTCCAACTTCTACACCTCGACGGTCTATAACAAGGGCGCCGAAGTCATCCGCATGATGCGCACGATGTGCGGCCCCGAGCGGTTCCGTTCGGGTTGCGACCTCTATTTCGAACGGCACGATGGGCAGGCTGCGACTTGCGAGGACTTCATCACCGCGATCGAGGACGGGTCCGGGCTCGACCTCGGCCAATTCCGCCTCTGGTATCGCCAGGCGGGCACGCCCAAGGTCAAAGTGCGGCTCGAGCACGATGGCGACACCGCGACGCTCCACCTGAGCCAGGAGGTTCCTGCGACGCCCGGCCAGCCGGACAAGCATCCGGTCCCGATACCGCTGCGTGTGGCGCTGTTCGATAGGGAGTCGGGCGAACACGAGGGCGAACAACTGGTTATTCTCGAGCATGCTCAAGCGAGCTTGAGCTTTTCCGGATTCACCGCCCCGCCAGTGCTTTCGATCAACCGCGGCTTCTCCGCGCCGGTCGCGATCGAGCGCGACGCGCCTGTCGAGGATCTCGTGTTCCTCGCAGCCAAGGACGACGATCCCTTCGCTCGCTACGAAGCGATGCAGGACCTGGTCGTGACCTATCTGCGCGACGCGGCAAGCGGCGTTTTGGGCGCAGAGCAGCGGGCGGCCGGCCAGCAGGCGATCCTCGCTGCTTTCGCCAGTGCCGTCACGGATCGGGCGCTCGATGATCTCATGCGCGGCGAGCTGCTGATCCTGCCCGGACACTCGTACGTGTCCGAACAGCTGCCGGTGGCGGACCCACTCGCCATCCATCAGGAACGCGAGGGGCTGAAGGCCCTGCTCGGCTTACGGCTAGAAGCCGAACTCGTCGCAATGCACGAGCGGGCAAGCGCGATCCCGGACGGGTCAGATGCCGCCGCTCGCGGGGCACGCAAGGTCAAGACGCAGGCGCTGGTCTACCTGGCTCCCGGTGTGCCCGAGCGGGCCAAGGAATTGGCAGTGGCCCAATACGACGCCGCAACCAACATGACTGACCGGCTGGGCGCGCTGATGGTGCTCGTCGGGCTGCGGTCGCCGGAACGCACCGACAAGATCCTCGATTTCTACAACCGCTATCGCGACAACCCGCTGGTGATCGACAAATGGTTCGCGATCCAGGCGCAGTCGCTCCACCCCGATGTACTCGAGCATGTCAAAGCGCTGGCCAAGCACCCGGACTTCAACATCCGCAATCCCAACCGGGTGCGTTCGCTCTACATGGCGTTCACCGGGGCGCCGCAGGGCTTCCACACGGCGTCAGGGGAGGGCTATCGCCTGATTGCGGACCTGATCCTCGAGCTCGACCCGATCAACCCGCAGACCGCGGCACGTTTCGTGGCCCCGCTCGGGCGGTGGCGGCGGACCGAGCCGGGCCGGGCCGCGATGATGCGCGCCGAGCTTGAGCGAATCTCGAAGGCGCAGAAACTCAGCCGCGACACTTTCGAGCAGGTAACCCGCAGCCTTGGTTGA
- a CDS encoding threonine aldolase family protein, protein MQFLSDNSAAVHPQVWDALKRADSPDTPYDTDVLSRRLDEAFGALFGREVAVLWVASGTAANCLALSTMVQPHGGVLCHREAHIEMDEGGAPGFYLHGAKLVLAEGEHAKLTPESLRAALDPIRDDVHQVQVHALSLTQASEYGCSYRPFELTELTGLARERGLKVQMDGARFGNAVAWLDCSPAEACGDVDALSFGCVKNGGMSAEAIVFFDPALADVARYRRKRAGHLQSKGRFLAAQVLALLEGDLWLANARAANAAAGEIAHAAGERLLHPVEANEVFLRCTAAERVSLRGEGFGFYDWGPDAARFVAAWDTKEGDARALARAIAAL, encoded by the coding sequence ATGCAATTCCTCTCAGACAATTCCGCCGCGGTCCATCCGCAAGTCTGGGATGCACTGAAGCGGGCCGATTCGCCGGATACGCCCTATGACACTGACGTCCTCAGCCGCCGGCTCGACGAGGCGTTCGGGGCGCTGTTTGGGCGTGAGGTCGCGGTACTGTGGGTCGCTTCCGGCACAGCGGCGAACTGCCTTGCGCTCTCGACCATGGTCCAGCCGCACGGCGGGGTGTTGTGTCATCGCGAAGCCCATATCGAGATGGACGAAGGCGGCGCGCCCGGCTTCTACCTCCACGGCGCAAAGCTGGTGCTGGCCGAAGGCGAGCACGCGAAGCTCACCCCCGAATCGCTTCGTGCCGCGCTCGATCCGATCCGCGATGACGTGCACCAGGTGCAGGTTCACGCCCTCTCGTTGACCCAGGCGAGTGAATATGGATGCAGCTATCGACCTTTCGAGCTGACCGAGCTGACAGGGCTCGCCCGTGAGCGCGGGCTGAAGGTGCAGATGGACGGCGCGCGCTTCGGCAATGCCGTCGCCTGGCTCGACTGCTCGCCGGCTGAAGCCTGCGGCGACGTCGACGCGCTCAGCTTCGGGTGCGTCAAGAACGGCGGAATGAGCGCCGAGGCCATCGTGTTCTTCGACCCGGCCTTGGCCGATGTCGCCCGCTATCGGCGCAAGCGCGCGGGGCACCTGCAGTCGAAGGGCCGCTTCCTCGCGGCGCAAGTCCTGGCGCTGCTCGAAGGCGACCTGTGGCTTGCCAACGCGCGCGCCGCCAATGCCGCGGCGGGCGAGATCGCCCACGCTGCGGGTGAGCGCCTGTTGCATCCGGTCGAGGCGAACGAAGTCTTCCTGCGCTGCACGGCTGCCGAGCGCGTATCGCTTAGGGGCGAGGGCTTCGGCTTCTACGACTGGGGTCCCGACGCCGCCCGCTTCGTCGCCGCTTGGGATACCAAGGAAGGTGACGCGCGTGCGCTTGCCAGGGCCATAGCTGCGCTGTGA
- the purE gene encoding 5-(carboxyamino)imidazole ribonucleotide mutase, with amino-acid sequence MGGAPAPKVAIVMGSQSDWPTMGNAAKVLDQLGVAYEARIVSAHRTPERLVEFAKGAAAEGFQVIIAGAGGAAHLPGMVASMTHLPVLGVPVMSKALSGKDSLLSIVQMPAGIPVGTLAIGDAGATNAGLLAAAVLALSDPALSEKLQAWRAAQTEAVAEKPADS; translated from the coding sequence ATGGGGGGAGCCCCAGCTCCGAAAGTTGCCATCGTCATGGGTAGCCAGTCCGACTGGCCGACCATGGGCAATGCCGCGAAAGTGCTCGACCAGCTCGGGGTCGCCTACGAGGCGCGGATCGTCTCCGCGCACCGCACGCCTGAGCGGCTGGTGGAGTTCGCCAAGGGCGCAGCGGCCGAAGGCTTCCAGGTCATCATCGCCGGCGCTGGCGGCGCAGCGCACCTGCCGGGCATGGTCGCCAGCATGACGCACCTGCCGGTGCTCGGCGTGCCGGTCATGTCCAAGGCGCTTTCGGGCAAGGACAGCCTGCTCTCGATCGTGCAGATGCCCGCCGGAATCCCGGTCGGTACCCTCGCGATCGGCGATGCGGGGGCGACCAACGCCGGCTTGCTGGCCGCGGCGGTACTCGCGCTGTCGGATCCCGCCCTGTCCGAAAAGCTCCAGGCCTGGCGCGCGGCGCAGACCGAAGCGGTGGCCGAAAAGCCGGCCGACTCCTGA
- the pgeF gene encoding peptidoglycan editing factor PgeF gives MVEEVEVIRSGVLAGIPHGFLGRRGGVSQGVAAGLNVGLGADDAGEAVAENRRRAVAAVQPGARLVTVYQVHSPDAVIVGEPWADDARPRADALVTVRPGLLLAVVTADCAPVLLADAEAGVIGAAHAGWRGAHGGVLESTVAAMERLGADRGRIAAAIGPAIAQDSYEVDSGFREAFESADERFFAAGREGHWQFDLEAYVAHRLQGAGITRIEPLGLDTYADEGRFFSFRRATHRGEPNYGRQFSLIGLPG, from the coding sequence TTGGTTGAGGAAGTCGAGGTCATCCGGTCCGGCGTGCTGGCGGGGATCCCACACGGGTTTCTCGGCCGTCGTGGTGGCGTCTCGCAAGGCGTTGCGGCTGGCCTAAACGTCGGCCTTGGCGCGGACGACGCCGGCGAGGCTGTGGCCGAGAATCGCCGTCGGGCCGTGGCAGCGGTTCAACCCGGGGCCAGGCTTGTCACCGTCTATCAGGTGCATTCACCGGATGCCGTCATCGTCGGTGAACCCTGGGCGGACGATGCGCGCCCGCGCGCCGATGCCTTGGTCACCGTCCGTCCCGGCCTGCTGCTGGCAGTGGTGACCGCCGATTGCGCCCCGGTCCTGCTGGCCGATGCCGAGGCGGGCGTGATCGGGGCGGCCCATGCCGGCTGGCGCGGAGCGCATGGCGGGGTGCTTGAAAGCACGGTGGCGGCCATGGAACGGCTCGGCGCCGACCGCGGACGGATCGCGGCGGCGATCGGCCCGGCGATCGCTCAGGACAGCTATGAAGTCGATTCCGGGTTCCGCGAAGCCTTCGAGTCTGCCGATGAACGCTTCTTTGCCGCGGGGCGCGAGGGGCACTGGCAGTTCGATCTGGAGGCCTATGTCGCCCATCGATTGCAGGGCGCGGGAATCACCCGGATCGAGCCTCTCGGCCTCGACACATATGCCGATGAAGGGCGCTTCTTTTCCTTCCGCCGGGCGACCCATCGCGGCGAACCGAACTACGGTCGGCAATTCTCGCTGATCGGGCTGCCCGGATAG